From one Haloferax marinisediminis genomic stretch:
- a CDS encoding CoA-binding protein: MSITNTDELRAVLDYETIAVVGCSATPGKAAHEIPAYMQRHGYRVIPVNPYHDEVLGEKAYDSLADVEEDVDLVNVFRPSKEAGGVVDAAIERAATRGDVNAVWLQLGIRDDEAAARAKEAGLEFVQDLCYKVEHARLAV, translated from the coding sequence ATGTCCATCACGAATACCGACGAACTTCGCGCAGTGCTCGACTACGAGACCATCGCAGTCGTCGGCTGTTCGGCCACGCCGGGGAAGGCCGCGCACGAGATTCCGGCGTACATGCAGCGCCACGGCTATCGAGTCATCCCGGTCAATCCGTATCACGACGAAGTTCTGGGAGAGAAGGCGTACGACTCGCTGGCAGACGTCGAAGAAGACGTCGACCTCGTCAACGTGTTCCGGCCGTCCAAGGAGGCGGGTGGTGTCGTCGACGCTGCAATCGAACGCGCAGCAACGCGCGGTGACGTCAACGCAGTCTGGCTCCAACTCGGTATCCGCGACGACGAGGCCGCAGCGCGGGCCAAAGAAGCAGGTCTCGAATTCGTCCAGGACCTGTGTTACAAGGTCGAACACGCCAGACTCGCCGTCTGA
- a CDS encoding non-histone chromosomal MC1 family protein: protein MVREDGKRNFVLVEDDGEETSVFSGKYPRQAALKAARRLHPAPSRDEIDGHATLRLRERGTDKVHIYEGWAWTEEKGDDAPEWMDDYVTRSNVSKQGIEHLEE, encoded by the coding sequence ATGGTCCGAGAAGATGGTAAGCGAAATTTCGTCCTCGTGGAGGACGATGGCGAAGAGACCAGCGTCTTCAGTGGTAAGTACCCCCGACAGGCAGCGTTGAAGGCTGCTCGACGACTACACCCCGCCCCGAGTCGCGACGAAATCGATGGGCACGCGACGCTCAGACTCCGCGAGCGTGGAACCGACAAAGTTCACATCTACGAAGGCTGGGCGTGGACCGAAGAGAAAGGCGACGACGCCCCCGAGTGGATGGACGACTACGTCACCCGCTCGAACGTGTCGAAACAGGGCATCGAACACCTAGAGGAGTAA
- a CDS encoding geranylgeranylglycerol-phosphate geranylgeranyltransferase yields the protein MSLGARASGFVELTRPGNAIAAGVLTFTGAFVAGATLSDTLAVVAAVLATVFATGAGNAVNDYFDRDIDRINRPDRPIPRGAVTAAEAKWFSVALFGGAVVSALVLPLVAIAIAVVNLVALLAYTEFFKGLPGVGNVVVAALTGSTFLFGGAAIGNPLGALVLCILAALATLTREIVKDVEDIAGDREEGLRTLPIVVGERPSLWLGVAVLVVAVAASAVPFLNGEFGLAYLGLVVPADGVMLVASAQSFENPSVAQRRLKQGMLLASFAFIVGRATTLLAI from the coding sequence ATGTCTCTCGGAGCGCGGGCGAGCGGGTTCGTCGAACTCACCCGGCCAGGGAACGCGATCGCCGCGGGCGTCCTCACGTTCACGGGGGCGTTCGTCGCCGGCGCGACACTCAGCGACACCCTCGCAGTCGTCGCGGCTGTCCTCGCGACGGTCTTTGCGACGGGCGCAGGGAACGCGGTCAACGACTACTTCGACCGCGACATCGACCGCATCAATCGCCCGGACCGACCCATCCCACGTGGTGCAGTCACGGCGGCCGAAGCCAAGTGGTTCAGCGTCGCGCTGTTCGGCGGCGCCGTCGTGTCGGCGCTCGTACTCCCGCTCGTCGCCATCGCCATCGCAGTGGTGAACCTCGTCGCACTCCTCGCGTACACGGAGTTCTTCAAGGGACTCCCCGGAGTCGGAAACGTCGTCGTCGCTGCGCTCACGGGGTCGACGTTCCTGTTCGGTGGCGCAGCAATCGGCAACCCGCTGGGTGCGCTCGTCCTCTGTATCCTCGCCGCACTTGCGACGCTCACTCGTGAAATCGTCAAAGACGTCGAAGACATCGCCGGCGACAGAGAAGAGGGGCTTCGAACCCTCCCCATCGTGGTCGGTGAGCGACCGTCTCTCTGGTTAGGGGTCGCTGTCCTCGTCGTCGCCGTCGCTGCGAGTGCAGTTCCATTCCTCAACGGTGAGTTCGGACTCGCGTACCTCGGGTTGGTCGTTCCCGCCGACGGTGTGATGCTGGTCGCGTCGGCACAGTCGTTCGAGAACCCGAGTGTCGCCCAGCGCCGACTCAAACAAGGGATGCTCCTCGCCTCCTTCGCGTTCATCGTCGGCCGTGCGACGACACTCCTCGCCATCTGA
- a CDS encoding DUF5798 family protein, giving the protein MGIGGTAKKLQKVAEMAEDVYKKLNELREQIVEVRETVGETKQRVDRLEAENAEQRAILEAIAKEQDIDTDAVIANAHIAEAEEPAESDESDESASDDTETTEE; this is encoded by the coding sequence ATGGGAATCGGAGGCACTGCGAAGAAACTCCAGAAAGTCGCAGAGATGGCCGAAGACGTCTACAAGAAGCTCAACGAACTTCGAGAGCAAATCGTCGAAGTCCGTGAGACTGTCGGCGAGACGAAGCAACGCGTCGACCGACTCGAAGCCGAAAACGCCGAGCAACGGGCGATTCTCGAAGCAATCGCCAAAGAGCAGGACATCGACACCGACGCGGTCATCGCAAACGCACACATCGCCGAAGCCGAAGAACCGGCCGAATCGGACGAATCGGACGAATCGGCGTCCGACGACACCGAGACGACCGAAGAGTAA
- a CDS encoding ABC transporter permease → MTDRNSDRRDPSESRVGDVRTRLVSHLRAVARIAQWEVSRSAGTVDRKTIALGLVAALVAAGIAAGAVGSGVALDQNLYRVGIAADSPYYDAVEQSSVLEPRPISDRNVELVVSETHISLNTNSQSSQAAYRAFREAVQSYNERQMAREPNQSAAFPVVVNLQYRDRGALVPAGSRVDGGGNDGSGTLGGTGDSSGTADGGASSADTDDESAGTGVDSSDAAAADDDRIGTSSLGGMAEIFGGDTSGSPASINPPFPFASLVLAFAFLVPMNFVIQAYGSSILNERVNRRGELLLVAPISPGDIVAGKTLPYLAGMVGITVAIAAAIGGGPVSVAAVIPIGLLFLSSTFVGAMFARSFKELTFVTVTVSVFLTTYTFVPAIFTNVTPIALISPLTLVVRDLGGDAISLGDFAFSTGPILLAALVLFLLGTGVYREEDMFTQRSVPLKFLDALDSRISRPRSIATLSALSIPFVFIAELLAIAVLFVLPVDVTVPLVLVAVAVIEELAKSLHVYAAFEKARFARTVRISLLLGGLSGLGFFLGEKFTAIVQLVGLPSLTLGQAAFAPSGIGLATAAGLLVAPLVLHAVTASVTALGARRGKSAYGLALVGAIGIHVVYNLQVVAHLG, encoded by the coding sequence GTGACCGACCGCAATTCGGACCGTCGAGACCCGTCGGAGAGCCGAGTCGGTGACGTTCGAACCCGTCTCGTCTCGCATCTGCGGGCAGTCGCGCGTATCGCCCAATGGGAAGTCTCGCGGTCTGCTGGGACCGTCGACCGCAAAACCATCGCACTCGGTCTGGTCGCTGCGCTCGTCGCCGCCGGCATCGCCGCGGGTGCAGTTGGAAGCGGTGTCGCCCTCGACCAGAATCTCTACCGCGTCGGCATCGCGGCCGATAGTCCGTACTACGACGCAGTCGAGCAGTCGTCGGTCCTCGAACCGCGGCCGATATCGGACCGGAACGTCGAACTCGTCGTCAGCGAGACACACATCTCCCTCAACACCAACTCACAGTCCAGTCAGGCAGCGTACCGGGCGTTCCGTGAGGCAGTTCAGTCGTACAACGAACGCCAGATGGCACGCGAACCGAACCAATCTGCGGCGTTTCCGGTCGTCGTGAACCTCCAGTACCGAGACCGTGGCGCGTTGGTTCCTGCAGGGAGCAGAGTCGACGGTGGGGGGAACGACGGGTCTGGCACTCTCGGCGGGACCGGTGACTCGTCGGGAACCGCTGACGGAGGTGCCTCGTCTGCAGACACGGACGACGAGTCGGCCGGAACTGGAGTGGACTCGTCCGACGCTGCGGCCGCTGACGACGACAGAATCGGCACTTCGTCGCTCGGCGGGATGGCGGAAATATTCGGTGGCGACACGAGCGGTTCTCCGGCGAGTATCAATCCGCCGTTCCCCTTCGCCTCGCTCGTCCTCGCGTTCGCCTTCCTCGTCCCGATGAACTTCGTGATTCAGGCATACGGGTCGAGCATCCTCAACGAACGTGTGAATCGCCGCGGTGAACTCTTACTCGTCGCGCCCATCTCACCGGGCGACATCGTCGCTGGGAAGACCCTTCCGTACCTCGCAGGGATGGTCGGAATCACCGTCGCCATCGCCGCGGCCATCGGCGGTGGTCCCGTCTCTGTTGCCGCCGTCATTCCCATCGGGTTGCTGTTCCTCTCGTCGACGTTCGTCGGGGCGATGTTCGCGCGCTCGTTCAAGGAACTCACTTTCGTGACGGTCACCGTCTCGGTGTTCTTGACGACGTACACCTTCGTTCCAGCAATCTTCACGAACGTGACGCCGATTGCGCTCATCTCGCCGTTGACGCTCGTGGTCCGTGACCTCGGCGGCGACGCGATCTCACTCGGTGACTTCGCGTTCTCTACCGGGCCGATTCTCCTCGCTGCACTCGTCTTGTTCCTCCTCGGAACCGGCGTCTACCGCGAAGAGGACATGTTCACCCAGCGGTCGGTGCCGCTCAAGTTCCTCGACGCGCTCGACAGCCGTATCTCGCGCCCGCGGTCGATTGCGACCCTCTCGGCGTTGTCGATTCCGTTCGTCTTCATCGCCGAACTCCTCGCTATCGCCGTGCTGTTCGTCCTCCCAGTGGACGTGACGGTGCCGCTCGTCCTCGTCGCCGTCGCCGTCATCGAAGAACTCGCCAAGAGCCTCCACGTGTACGCCGCCTTCGAGAAAGCCAGATTCGCACGGACGGTTCGTATCTCGCTCCTCCTCGGTGGCCTCTCCGGACTCGGATTCTTCCTCGGCGAGAAGTTCACCGCCATCGTCCAACTCGTTGGACTGCCGTCGCTCACGTTGGGTCAGGCGGCGTTCGCTCCTTCCGGCATCGGTCTCGCCACCGCCGCAGGGTTGCTCGTCGCACCACTCGTCCTTCACGCGGTGACGGCCAGCGTGACCGCACTCGGTGCCAGACGGGGGAAATCGGCGTACGGCCTCGCACTCGTCGGGGCGATTGGAATCCACGTCGTCTACAACTTACAGGTGGTGGCGCACCTTGGGTAA
- a CDS encoding ABC transporter ATP-binding protein: MITVENLRKTYGDFPAVVGSDFSVESGEVFGIVGPNGAGKTTTLKMLAGLVEPTSGTAEVLGFDPEDPEMRRKLGFLPEESPLYEDMTPRSYLRFFADLYDVPRDVADERTGEVLDRLDLEYRDRRLGDMSKGMKRKVAIARSLVNDPDLLIYDEPASGLDPLTTNVVLEFVRELRDEGKTVVFSAHNLFHVESVCDRVVILNRGEIIARGTVPEIRAEHGETTYHVYTTVELPATDDHPATTPEGDRFVAEVADMAAVETLREAAESAGGRVSDIRTDEASLEDIFLRLARESPTTSAAEGGRGRS, encoded by the coding sequence ATGATAACGGTCGAGAACCTCCGAAAGACCTACGGCGACTTCCCCGCCGTCGTGGGCAGTGATTTCTCGGTCGAGTCGGGCGAGGTGTTCGGCATCGTCGGTCCCAACGGCGCGGGCAAGACGACGACTCTGAAGATGCTCGCCGGACTCGTCGAACCCACCTCCGGTACGGCGGAGGTGCTCGGGTTCGACCCCGAAGACCCCGAGATGCGTCGAAAACTCGGCTTCCTCCCCGAGGAGTCGCCGCTGTACGAGGATATGACACCCCGGTCGTACCTCCGATTCTTCGCAGACCTCTACGACGTTCCCCGCGACGTCGCCGACGAGCGAACCGGCGAAGTCCTCGACAGACTGGACCTCGAATACCGCGACAGGCGCCTCGGCGACATGTCGAAAGGGATGAAGCGCAAGGTGGCAATCGCCCGGTCGCTCGTCAACGACCCCGACTTGCTCATCTACGACGAACCCGCGAGCGGACTCGACCCGTTGACGACGAACGTCGTCCTCGAATTCGTCCGCGAACTCCGTGACGAAGGTAAGACCGTCGTCTTCAGCGCCCACAACCTGTTCCACGTCGAGTCGGTCTGTGACCGGGTCGTCATCCTCAACCGTGGTGAGATAATCGCCCGTGGAACGGTCCCAGAGATTCGCGCAGAACACGGCGAGACGACCTACCACGTCTACACGACGGTCGAACTTCCAGCGACTGACGACCATCCAGCGACGACACCCGAAGGCGACCGATTCGTCGCGGAAGTCGCCGACATGGCGGCCGTCGAAACACTCCGTGAAGCGGCCGAATCCGCCGGTGGGCGCGTCTCTGACATCCGAACCGACGAAGCATCACTCGAAGATATCTTCCTCCGTCTCGCGCGCGAGTCGCCCACGACGAGCGCCGCCGAAGGGGGTCGCGGGCGGTCGTGA
- a CDS encoding GNAT family N-acetyltransferase: MGHLHQRDQRTDGYRVQQFSAENLDGFLSLHELTYGGEPTTELFDWRYNSPYLDEIPIFVALDDADTVVGATAFLPFRIAAGDTAALALQPANAMVHPEHRRNGLFSRTLTSAIDHYRESDAEFFFNFPTPPALPALTKLGWEDVGTMPTCFRLQHPVALLNGSVPDSITPVASRIATTVAKGHCRIRRGFADCDPSIDVERYDDVPVDLFVDLYEENVPERVHVVKDRAYVGWRFGNPTWDTVSYVARRDGRPVTGLVACTRQANGITVTVLMSVLPSTAVDRDTDALVAVLDAVVDDHRHVDVIRVSGYSLPDSILERFDFLSNHAFPLSRVTNKTHLVTRPIVDDAEDQWYLGGHNISGKDNWLIELADQDAPF; the protein is encoded by the coding sequence ATGGGGCATCTTCATCAGCGGGACCAACGAACTGATGGGTACCGCGTCCAACAATTCTCGGCAGAAAATCTGGACGGTTTCTTATCTCTCCACGAACTCACGTATGGCGGCGAACCGACGACAGAACTCTTCGACTGGCGGTACAACAGTCCGTATCTAGACGAGATTCCGATATTCGTCGCACTCGACGATGCAGACACTGTCGTCGGTGCAACCGCATTCTTACCGTTTCGAATCGCTGCAGGCGACACCGCGGCGCTCGCCCTCCAACCGGCGAACGCGATGGTCCACCCGGAACATCGACGGAACGGTCTGTTCAGTCGGACGTTGACGAGCGCGATTGACCACTACCGCGAGAGCGATGCAGAGTTCTTCTTCAATTTCCCCACCCCGCCGGCGCTTCCCGCGCTCACGAAACTCGGTTGGGAGGACGTCGGGACGATGCCAACGTGCTTCCGTCTTCAGCACCCGGTCGCGTTGCTCAACGGCTCAGTTCCGGATTCGATTACGCCGGTGGCATCTCGGATTGCGACGACCGTCGCGAAAGGCCACTGTCGAATCCGTCGCGGATTTGCAGATTGTGACCCGAGCATCGACGTCGAGCGATACGACGACGTTCCTGTCGACCTGTTCGTCGACCTGTACGAGGAGAACGTCCCGGAGCGAGTCCACGTCGTCAAAGACAGGGCATACGTTGGATGGCGGTTCGGCAATCCCACGTGGGACACCGTCTCGTACGTGGCGCGACGGGATGGCCGTCCAGTCACCGGTCTCGTCGCGTGTACACGGCAGGCGAATGGAATCACGGTAACTGTCTTGATGAGCGTCCTGCCATCGACGGCCGTCGACCGAGATACCGATGCGCTCGTTGCTGTGCTCGACGCCGTCGTCGACGACCACCGACACGTCGACGTGATTCGCGTGAGTGGGTATTCGCTCCCGGACTCGATTCTCGAACGATTTGACTTCCTCAGCAACCACGCATTCCCACTGTCACGAGTGACCAACAAGACACACCTGGTCACCAGACCAATCGTAGACGACGCCGAAGACCAGTGGTATCTGGGAGGTCACAACATCAGTGGAAAAGACAACTGGCTCATCGAACTCGCCGACCAGGATGCGCCGTTCTAA
- a CDS encoding alpha/beta hydrolase, whose product MSRWKRGAVVVFVVFIVLGGGAALYFSVPYHGTPSSVQEVVDDPQVSVETTDGVHVLSPVNADSTVGLVFYPGGRVAPDAYYSTFAPVVKQTNVTVFIPEMPLNTALLDTDAAATIQRRNPAIQTWFVGGHSLGGVAACQYASSHEVQGLLLFASYCNVDLSNQSVAVLSVTGSADTVLDRENYQAAQARLPPTATSHEVQGMNHTQFGSYRGQRGDSPASISYDEAHRRLAEVVVPWVGG is encoded by the coding sequence ATGAGTCGGTGGAAACGAGGGGCCGTCGTCGTGTTTGTCGTTTTTATCGTCCTCGGCGGCGGTGCAGCACTCTACTTCTCGGTTCCGTATCACGGAACGCCGTCGTCGGTCCAAGAGGTCGTGGACGACCCACAGGTCTCCGTCGAGACGACAGATGGTGTCCACGTCCTCTCTCCCGTGAATGCCGACTCGACTGTTGGGCTCGTGTTCTATCCGGGTGGTCGTGTCGCTCCTGACGCCTACTACAGTACGTTCGCACCGGTGGTCAAACAGACGAACGTCACGGTGTTCATTCCGGAGATGCCACTCAACACTGCACTCCTCGACACCGATGCCGCTGCGACGATTCAGCGTCGCAACCCCGCGATTCAGACGTGGTTCGTCGGTGGTCATTCACTTGGGGGCGTTGCCGCCTGCCAGTACGCCAGTTCACACGAGGTACAGGGCCTCCTCCTGTTCGCATCCTACTGTAACGTGGACCTGAGCAACCAGTCGGTTGCTGTCCTGAGCGTCACCGGGAGCGCAGATACTGTCCTCGACCGCGAGAACTACCAAGCGGCGCAGGCACGATTACCACCGACCGCGACGAGCCACGAGGTTCAGGGGATGAACCACACGCAGTTCGGTTCGTATCGAGGCCAGCGCGGGGATTCGCCTGCTTCGATTTCGTACGACGAAGCGCATCGACGACTTGCTGAGGTTGTGGTTCCGTGGGTGGGTGGGTGA
- a CDS encoding DUF6653 family protein, with protein sequence MTAEGEIQHRGTVGEFVDDVFWSPHANPRSVWAFVALYPVFIAAIYRRSRPLLAVALLSIFANLAVVSPPETDDAWATRVVLGEQVWLERGLLSETGAVGITALGAMANLYTLRAAVKRQRLRTAGGLCVSMVFMFVFFDRMVKLYDAEGSVNSELESPAERTPVSE encoded by the coding sequence ATGACGGCCGAGGGTGAAATCCAACACAGAGGGACTGTTGGTGAGTTCGTCGACGACGTGTTCTGGAGTCCGCACGCGAATCCCCGGAGTGTCTGGGCGTTCGTGGCACTCTATCCCGTGTTCATTGCGGCGATTTACCGCCGAAGCCGGCCACTGTTGGCCGTGGCGCTCCTCTCGATCTTCGCGAACCTCGCCGTGGTCTCACCACCAGAGACAGACGACGCGTGGGCGACTCGCGTCGTCTTAGGCGAGCAGGTGTGGCTCGAACGTGGGTTGCTGTCCGAGACGGGTGCCGTCGGGATTACTGCACTCGGTGCGATGGCCAATCTGTACACGTTGCGTGCGGCCGTGAAACGTCAGCGGCTTCGAACAGCGGGTGGACTGTGTGTGTCGATGGTGTTCATGTTCGTGTTCTTCGACCGGATGGTGAAGTTGTACGATGCGGAGGGGTCAGTGAACTCGGAGTTGGAATCGCCCGCCGAGCGAACGCCGGTGAGCGAATAG
- a CDS encoding ABC transporter permease — MGNPRFTIARRELGSLRKEKTIVLALAIQLFVAAFSSFLVVGLVSLYDPGAGTYQVDVAVTGGEDANDLLRAVSSESGLTARPYASTDAAMTAFEERQVDAVVEASTGPDGRVQLVAIAPDSGVETTAVVVRLRDALRALERTERSQRSEFLTTNPLPVPPATESSPYFSFTYTVLVPLLLFLPVFIAGSLVVDSLTEEVARGTLELLRVAPVSFSAVVDGKLLAAGGLAPIQAVAWMLLLQLNGTGIDNITWLFGMVTGLTAVVVTLGATVAITAPDRRIAQLLYSLGVLLVFAGTSLLPLNPANTAARLALGTAGLDAYLAVIGLVVVGLVSLLGLRVVVDGADPNELG, encoded by the coding sequence TTGGGTAATCCACGATTCACCATCGCACGGCGTGAACTCGGCAGTCTGCGAAAGGAGAAGACAATCGTCCTCGCGCTCGCCATTCAACTGTTCGTGGCGGCGTTCTCGTCGTTCCTCGTCGTCGGCCTCGTCTCGCTGTACGACCCCGGTGCAGGGACCTATCAGGTTGACGTCGCGGTCACTGGCGGTGAAGATGCAAACGACCTGCTCCGGGCGGTGAGCAGCGAGTCTGGTCTCACTGCACGTCCGTACGCGTCGACCGACGCCGCGATGACGGCCTTCGAGGAGCGCCAGGTAGACGCGGTCGTAGAGGCGTCAACTGGGCCTGATGGGCGAGTCCAACTCGTCGCAATCGCTCCCGACTCGGGTGTGGAGACGACTGCCGTCGTCGTCCGCCTGCGCGACGCACTTCGCGCACTGGAACGGACCGAGCGTTCCCAGCGGAGCGAGTTCCTGACGACGAACCCGCTTCCGGTCCCACCGGCGACGGAGTCGAGTCCGTACTTCAGCTTCACCTACACGGTGCTCGTCCCGCTCCTGTTGTTCCTCCCTGTGTTCATCGCAGGGTCACTCGTCGTGGACTCGCTCACCGAAGAAGTCGCCAGAGGGACACTCGAACTTCTTCGCGTCGCCCCCGTGAGCTTCTCGGCCGTCGTCGACGGTAAACTCCTCGCAGCCGGCGGACTGGCACCGATTCAGGCGGTGGCGTGGATGCTCCTCTTGCAACTGAACGGTACCGGAATCGACAACATCACGTGGTTGTTCGGGATGGTCACCGGTCTCACAGCAGTCGTCGTCACGCTCGGTGCGACAGTCGCGATTACGGCACCCGACCGCCGGATTGCACAACTCCTCTACTCACTCGGCGTTCTCCTCGTCTTCGCGGGAACGTCGCTCCTCCCGCTCAACCCCGCGAACACTGCGGCCCGATTGGCACTCGGCACTGCAGGCCTCGACGCCTATCTCGCCGTGATTGGCCTCGTCGTCGTCGGACTCGTCTCGCTTCTCGGCCTGCGTGTCGTCGTCGACGGTGCCGACCCGAACGAACTCGGGTGA
- a CDS encoding RAD55 family ATPase: MYDLGSELGVEVEPGTNLLISGPPLTGKRSLALDILAEGTEHGEGAIIVTTKDGADRVLKDFAKRVDYEDKPVSVVDCVTRQQGVGEVRDDDRIKYTSSPVDMTGIGIKLSEVLQEYYQERGLEQNRIMLHSLSTLLMYADLQTVFRFLHVFTGRIQSVGGLGLFAIDADAHDDRTMNTIKQLFDGIITTYEDAEPSVRLASD; this comes from the coding sequence ATGTATGACCTTGGCTCGGAACTCGGCGTCGAGGTCGAGCCGGGGACGAATCTTCTGATTAGTGGCCCACCGCTGACTGGCAAGCGGTCGTTGGCTCTCGATATTCTCGCGGAGGGAACCGAACACGGTGAAGGTGCCATCATCGTCACGACGAAAGACGGGGCAGACCGCGTCCTCAAGGACTTCGCAAAACGGGTCGATTACGAAGACAAACCGGTGTCGGTCGTCGACTGCGTCACCAGACAACAGGGAGTCGGCGAAGTCCGCGACGACGACCGAATCAAGTACACCTCCTCGCCGGTCGATATGACTGGAATCGGAATCAAACTCTCCGAGGTGCTACAGGAGTACTACCAGGAGCGCGGCCTCGAGCAAAATCGCATCATGCTCCACTCACTGTCGACGCTCCTCATGTACGCCGACCTCCAGACCGTGTTCCGCTTCCTCCACGTCTTCACCGGTCGCATCCAGAGCGTCGGTGGACTGGGACTGTTCGCGATCGACGCGGACGCTCACGACGACCGAACGATGAACACCATCAAACAGCTGTTCGACGGTATCATCACGACCTACGAAGACGCAGAGCCGAGCGTTCGCCTCGCTAGCGACTGA
- a CDS encoding PLP-dependent cysteine synthase family protein, protein MTTHREPLDSVLDTVGETPLVRVHASPDEVPVYAKLESFNPGASVKDRIGKYMLERMLESGDLPEGGTIVEPTAGNTGIGLAVAAGQLGIRAVFVVPERFSVEKQTLMRALGADVVNTPTEDGMGGAIDRAHQLAEELDDAVVPQQFSNPLNPEAHYETTAPEVYDALDGEVGALVAGCGTAGTLMGMARYGRENHESTFVTAVEPVGSLYSTLHGRDVEEGAYKTEGIGTHNPATNELFDPDLVDEIVQIGDRETHAEMQRLATEEGHLVASSSAANSLAALDVAERAAAGELDLPYDSVVTVFPDSSERYLSKGVYGDFDSWEG, encoded by the coding sequence ATGACCACGCACCGCGAACCCCTCGACTCGGTGCTCGACACCGTTGGCGAGACACCACTCGTCAGGGTCCACGCGTCCCCCGACGAGGTTCCCGTCTACGCCAAACTCGAGTCGTTCAACCCCGGCGCGAGCGTCAAAGACCGCATCGGGAAGTACATGCTCGAACGGATGCTCGAATCGGGTGATTTGCCCGAGGGTGGGACCATCGTCGAACCGACTGCCGGCAACACCGGTATCGGCCTCGCCGTCGCTGCAGGGCAACTCGGCATCCGTGCGGTGTTCGTCGTCCCCGAGCGATTCAGCGTCGAGAAACAGACGCTCATGCGCGCCCTCGGCGCCGACGTCGTGAACACGCCCACCGAAGACGGCATGGGTGGGGCCATCGACCGAGCACACCAACTCGCCGAAGAACTTGACGACGCTGTCGTCCCACAGCAGTTCTCCAACCCGCTCAACCCCGAAGCGCACTACGAGACCACGGCACCAGAGGTGTACGACGCACTCGACGGCGAAGTCGGTGCCCTCGTCGCCGGATGTGGAACCGCTGGAACACTGATGGGGATGGCCCGCTACGGCCGCGAGAATCACGAATCCACGTTCGTCACCGCCGTCGAACCCGTGGGGTCACTCTACTCGACGCTTCACGGCCGCGACGTCGAAGAGGGTGCGTACAAGACCGAGGGTATCGGGACGCACAATCCCGCGACGAACGAGTTGTTCGACCCCGATTTGGTGGACGAAATCGTCCAAATCGGCGACCGTGAGACGCACGCTGAGATGCAACGACTCGCCACAGAAGAGGGCCACCTCGTCGCGTCCAGTTCCGCAGCAAACAGTCTCGCTGCGCTCGACGTGGCCGAGCGTGCTGCTGCCGGCGAACTCGACTTGCCGTACGACTCTGTCGTGACGGTGTTCCCCGACTCGTCAGAGCGATACCTCTCGAAGGGCGTCTACGGCGACTTCGACTCCTGGGAAGGGTAA